The Thomasclavelia ramosa DSM 1402 genome includes a region encoding these proteins:
- the nrdG gene encoding anaerobic ribonucleoside-triphosphate reductase activating protein yields MEIRLFGTVNDSIVDGPGLRYAIFTQGCFHNCLGCHNPKSHDINGGYIRDTSEIINEIDENPLLDGITLSGGEPMLQIEPLKELCKAARLRKLNIVIYSGFTFEQIMDDPNKKALLELCDMLIDGKFELDKKSLALLYRGSSNQRLINIQQSLSQGEVVEYLADENNEIKI; encoded by the coding sequence ATGGAAATTAGATTATTTGGTACGGTTAATGATTCTATTGTTGATGGGCCGGGCTTAAGATATGCGATTTTTACCCAAGGTTGTTTTCATAATTGTTTAGGCTGCCACAATCCTAAAAGCCATGATATTAATGGCGGGTATATTAGAGATACTAGTGAAATAATTAATGAAATTGATGAAAATCCTTTATTAGATGGAATCACGTTATCAGGTGGTGAACCAATGTTACAAATCGAGCCTTTAAAAGAACTTTGTAAAGCTGCTCGACTTAGAAAACTAAATATTGTTATTTATAGTGGTTTTACATTCGAACAAATTATGGATGATCCTAATAAAAAAGCATTATTGGAACTTTGTGATATGCTAATCGATGGCAAATTTGAATTAGATAAAAAAAGTTTAGCTTTACTTTATCGTGGTTCATCTAATCAAAGATTGATTAATATTCAACAATCTCTAAGCCAAGGAGAGGTAGTTGAATATTTGGCTGATGAGAATAATGAAATTAAGATTTAA
- a CDS encoding anaerobic ribonucleoside triphosphate reductase, with protein sequence MIENIRKRDGRLVAFELDKIAGAIYKAFEASGGKYELKNAMNIAKTVETKLEKKKSELPTVELVQDTVEEVLIEQGYVRVAKAYILYRANRTRERDMKSRLMKTFEEITFADSKDSDLKRENANVNADAPMGTMLKYGAEAAKQFNEMFVLNPKHARAHINGDIHIHDMDFLTLTTTCCQIDLIKLFAGGFSTGHGVLREPNSISIYAALACIAIQSNQNDQHGGQAIPNFDYSMAPGVAKSYLKHFYHNLAKAITLLVKLDGEDIATKVKGEMRLKPTLDKNEAFEEQLKETLKANKVDKFVDEIVEFAITSAYEETDRETYQAMEAFIHNLNTMHSRAGAQVPFSSINYGMDTSSEGRMVMRNILLATEAGLGHGETPIFPIQIFRVKEGINYNEGEPNYDLFKLACRTSAKRLFPNFSFVDAPFNKQYYKGTPETEIAYMGCRTRVMGNVYAPDKEISFGRGNLSFTSINLPRLAIRSKGDVNEFFDKLDGMLDLCIEQLLERFEIQCRRKAKNYPFLMEQGVWLDSDELKPDDEVREVLKHGTLTVGFIGLAETLKALIGVHHGESEKAQILGLQIVAHMRKAMDKATEKYNLNFSLIATPAEGLSGRFVKMDKKLFGELDGITDREYYTNSFHIPVYYPISAFKKIKLEGPYHELTNGGHISYVEMDGDPTKNIAAFEKIVRAMHDNGIGYGAINHPVDRDPVCGYNGIIDDVCPLCGRSEEEHHGFERIRRITGYLVGTLDRFNDGKKAEESDRVKHETKE encoded by the coding sequence ATGATAGAAAATATTCGTAAGAGAGATGGGCGCCTAGTCGCATTTGAGTTAGATAAGATTGCAGGAGCTATATACAAAGCATTTGAAGCAAGTGGTGGTAAATATGAATTAAAAAATGCCATGAATATTGCTAAAACAGTTGAAACAAAGCTAGAAAAAAAGAAGAGTGAATTACCAACGGTAGAATTAGTTCAAGATACGGTTGAAGAAGTATTGATTGAACAAGGATATGTACGAGTGGCTAAAGCCTATATTTTATATCGCGCTAATCGTACGCGTGAAAGGGATATGAAGTCACGGCTAATGAAGACTTTTGAAGAGATTACTTTTGCTGATAGTAAAGATAGTGATCTAAAAAGAGAAAATGCTAACGTGAATGCAGATGCTCCGATGGGGACAATGCTGAAATATGGAGCTGAAGCAGCAAAACAGTTTAATGAGATGTTTGTATTAAATCCTAAACATGCACGTGCTCATATTAATGGGGATATACATATTCATGATATGGATTTTTTAACTTTAACCACAACTTGTTGTCAAATTGATTTAATTAAATTATTTGCAGGAGGATTTTCAACTGGCCATGGAGTTTTAAGAGAGCCAAATAGCATTAGTATCTATGCTGCTCTAGCTTGCATTGCTATCCAGTCAAACCAAAATGATCAACATGGAGGTCAGGCAATTCCTAATTTTGATTATAGTATGGCACCAGGTGTTGCAAAATCATACTTAAAGCATTTTTATCATAATTTAGCTAAAGCAATTACTTTATTAGTAAAATTAGATGGTGAAGATATTGCGACTAAAGTAAAGGGAGAAATGCGTTTAAAACCTACTTTAGATAAAAATGAGGCATTTGAAGAACAATTAAAAGAAACACTGAAAGCTAATAAAGTAGATAAATTTGTAGATGAAATCGTTGAATTTGCAATTACAAGCGCTTATGAAGAAACTGATCGAGAGACATATCAAGCGATGGAGGCGTTTATTCACAATCTTAATACTATGCATTCAAGAGCTGGAGCACAAGTACCGTTTAGTTCAATCAATTATGGTATGGATACTTCAAGTGAAGGGCGCATGGTAATGCGTAATATATTATTAGCAACAGAAGCTGGGCTAGGTCATGGTGAAACACCAATTTTTCCAATTCAAATATTTAGAGTAAAAGAAGGAATCAACTATAATGAAGGTGAGCCTAATTACGATCTTTTTAAATTAGCTTGTCGTACCTCTGCAAAACGTTTATTCCCTAATTTTTCATTTGTTGATGCTCCTTTCAATAAACAATATTATAAAGGAACGCCAGAAACTGAAATTGCTTATATGGGATGTCGAACACGAGTTATGGGAAATGTTTATGCACCGGACAAAGAAATTAGTTTTGGGCGTGGAAATTTAAGTTTTACTTCTATCAATTTACCAAGATTGGCAATTCGTTCTAAAGGAGATGTAAATGAGTTTTTTGATAAGCTTGATGGAATGTTAGATTTATGTATTGAGCAATTGTTAGAACGTTTTGAAATTCAATGTCGTCGTAAGGCTAAAAACTATCCTTTTTTAATGGAGCAGGGAGTTTGGCTTGATAGTGATGAATTAAAACCTGATGATGAAGTTCGTGAGGTTTTAAAACATGGAACTTTAACAGTCGGATTTATCGGATTAGCGGAAACATTAAAAGCTTTGATTGGGGTACATCATGGTGAAAGTGAAAAAGCTCAGATCTTAGGATTACAAATTGTTGCTCATATGCGCAAGGCAATGGATAAAGCAACTGAAAAATATAATTTGAATTTTAGTTTGATTGCTACTCCGGCAGAAGGACTTTCAGGTCGTTTTGTTAAAATGGATAAAAAACTTTTTGGAGAATTAGACGGGATTACTGATCGTGAATATTATACTAATAGTTTCCATATTCCTGTATATTATCCAATTAGTGCTTTTAAGAAAATAAAATTAGAAGGACCATATCATGAATTAACTAATGGTGGTCATATTAGTTATGTCGAGATGGATGGGGATCCGACTAAAAATATTGCTGCATTCGAAAAAATTGTTAGAGCAATGCATGATAATGGAATTGGTTATGGAGCAATCAATCATCCAGTTGATCGTGATCCAGTATGTGGTTATAATGGAATTATTGATGATGTTTGCCCGTTATGTGGAAGAAGCGAGGAAGAACATCATGGTTTTGAACGAATCCGGCGAATCACTGGTTATTTAGTAGGAACATTAGATCGTTTTAATGATGGGAAAAAGGCTGAAGAAAGTGATCGTGTAAAACACGAAACCAAGGAATGA
- a CDS encoding B12-binding domain-containing radical SAM protein, with amino-acid sequence MKTLITTLNSKYIHKSLSLRLLYVATKEYHEVDFKEYTIKEDLDTIANDIIEQKVQVVAFSVYIWNVDLIKILIDKLKKMDPQLVIVIGGPEVSYEIDYFLDNFKIDYLISGEGEVAFKELLDCLETQQPINIQGISRKDKRDYQQTKPVDLQYLETLESPYLLKRDLADMDKRILYFETSRGCPYQCQYCLSSLEKGLRFFSLDYLKAQLSLLLDSGVKTIKLLDRSFNAKTAHALAILEFIFKHYRPGIQFQFEINGDVLDQRIIDYINDYAPRGLLRFEIGIQSTYEPTNEIVKRYQNFERLSEVIKQLQQNHKIDFHLDLIAGLPLENLERFARSFDDVFAFYPKELQLGFLKLLRGTSLRKEAEKYGYVYDENPPYELLYSNDLSPEDIGKIHLAEEMLEKFWNSGKMPITMNTVIRTVASPFYFFLDLGNYYLKQQFKMFKFQNDELFSYLDEYLNRQYQDLLIEDYLRLSKIKPKRWWKARLDKSEARETMHYLIEKYDLDQEEVFRYGVVEKVTDGYLLAIYQNYQVSVKKYS; translated from the coding sequence ATGAAAACATTAATTACTACTTTAAATTCAAAATATATACATAAGTCTTTATCGTTAAGATTGCTTTATGTAGCTACTAAAGAATATCATGAGGTGGATTTTAAAGAATATACGATCAAAGAGGATCTTGATACAATTGCAAATGATATTATTGAACAAAAAGTACAGGTTGTGGCTTTTAGTGTCTATATTTGGAATGTTGATTTAATAAAAATATTGATAGATAAATTAAAAAAAATGGACCCACAATTAGTTATTGTAATTGGAGGACCGGAAGTAAGTTATGAAATTGATTATTTTCTAGATAACTTTAAAATTGACTATTTAATTAGTGGTGAAGGTGAGGTGGCTTTTAAAGAACTGTTAGATTGTTTAGAAACACAGCAGCCGATTAATATTCAAGGAATTAGCAGAAAAGATAAGCGAGATTATCAACAAACTAAGCCGGTTGATCTACAATATCTTGAAACACTTGAATCACCTTATTTATTAAAACGTGATCTTGCTGATATGGATAAGCGGATTCTTTATTTTGAAACAAGTCGCGGCTGTCCATATCAATGCCAGTACTGTTTATCTTCATTAGAAAAAGGATTACGCTTCTTTAGTTTAGATTATTTAAAAGCGCAATTATCATTATTGCTTGATAGTGGAGTTAAGACAATTAAGCTGCTAGATCGGAGCTTTAATGCTAAAACAGCTCATGCTTTGGCGATTTTAGAATTTATTTTTAAGCATTATCGACCAGGAATTCAATTTCAATTCGAAATTAATGGTGATGTACTAGATCAGCGAATTATTGATTATATTAATGATTATGCTCCAAGAGGATTATTACGATTTGAAATAGGAATTCAGTCAACATATGAGCCGACAAATGAAATCGTTAAAAGATATCAAAATTTTGAACGGTTAAGTGAAGTAATTAAACAGTTACAGCAAAATCATAAAATTGATTTTCATTTAGATTTGATTGCAGGTTTGCCTTTAGAAAACCTAGAGAGATTTGCCCGATCATTTGATGATGTTTTTGCTTTTTATCCAAAGGAACTGCAATTAGGTTTTTTAAAGTTATTGAGAGGAACAAGTCTTCGAAAAGAGGCAGAAAAATATGGGTATGTATATGATGAAAATCCACCCTATGAATTGCTTTATAGTAATGATTTAAGCCCTGAAGATATTGGGAAAATTCATTTGGCAGAAGAAATGTTAGAGAAATTCTGGAATAGTGGCAAGATGCCAATAACAATGAATACAGTGATAAGAACAGTCGCTTCACCTTTTTATTTTTTCTTAGACCTGGGCAATTATTATTTGAAACAACAATTTAAAATGTTTAAATTTCAAAATGATGAATTATTTAGTTATTTAGACGAATATTTAAATCGGCAGTATCAGGATTTATTGATTGAAGACTATTTACGGTTATCAAAAATAAAACCTAAACGCTGGTGGAAGGCCCGTTTAGATAAAAGCGAAGCACGTGAAACAATGCATTATTTGATAGAAAAATATGACTTAGACCAAGAAGAAGTCTTTAGATATGGGGTGGTTGAAAAGGTAACTGATGGCTACTTATTAGCGATTTATCAAAATTATCAGGTTAGTGTGAAAAAGTATTCTTGA
- a CDS encoding M15 family metallopeptidase: protein MFKKKRDYGYYSSYGTSSRSRLKVGRVALVGAVGVVLVIGIVVVLNLTRIKLLIKGYSFSQASEILSLTKEQENEILSHDKLDHITNWIANSKKVSLYDEYEKYLGMNKKMEYADVVTYINGLFKEEVPKLKSMGYSEKVIWNLISDKVSKEDLQYLIDHNYTAKDLEPYRKVKGYQIQNLEAYINAYNNYKDYNYAVCITNYPFLISSNGEPKESYTITNPDDLLVLVKKGFYLPESYEPKLVDPEIPVAPDCQNPKMTKETSDALTKMYEAAKKEGLELVVNSAYRSYQTQVDTMADFERRFGGQYANEYVAQPGASEHQTGLGIDLTSQSVVEGKKITFGDTDEYKWVIKNCAKYGFIIRFENGTDGITGIAHEPWHLRYVGKDVAKKIVEKEWTFEEYCLYNNVMPKVTKK from the coding sequence ATGTTTAAAAAGAAAAGAGATTATGGATATTACAGCAGTTATGGAACAAGTAGTCGAAGTCGCCTTAAGGTTGGACGCGTTGCTCTTGTTGGGGCTGTTGGGGTTGTCTTAGTTATTGGAATTGTTGTTGTGTTAAATTTGACACGGATTAAATTATTAATCAAGGGCTATTCATTTTCACAAGCAAGTGAAATTTTGTCATTAACAAAAGAACAAGAAAATGAAATTTTATCCCATGATAAACTTGATCATATTACTAATTGGATAGCAAATTCTAAAAAAGTTTCTTTATATGATGAATACGAAAAATATCTAGGCATGAATAAAAAGATGGAATATGCTGATGTTGTTACATATATTAATGGATTATTTAAAGAAGAAGTACCTAAACTAAAAAGTATGGGGTATAGTGAGAAAGTTATTTGGAATTTGATTAGTGATAAAGTATCAAAAGAAGATTTACAATATTTGATCGATCATAATTATACTGCCAAGGATTTAGAGCCTTATCGCAAAGTAAAAGGTTATCAAATTCAAAATCTTGAAGCGTATATCAACGCTTATAATAATTACAAAGACTATAATTATGCAGTATGTATTACTAACTATCCATTTTTGATTTCATCTAATGGTGAGCCTAAAGAAAGCTATACAATTACTAATCCTGATGATTTATTAGTTTTAGTAAAAAAAGGTTTCTATTTACCAGAAAGCTATGAACCTAAATTAGTAGATCCGGAAATTCCAGTAGCTCCAGATTGTCAAAATCCGAAAATGACTAAAGAAACATCAGATGCTTTAACTAAAATGTATGAAGCAGCTAAAAAAGAAGGGTTAGAATTAGTTGTTAATAGTGCGTATCGTTCATATCAGACACAAGTTGATACAATGGCTGATTTTGAAAGACGTTTTGGCGGGCAGTATGCAAATGAATATGTCGCTCAGCCTGGAGCAAGTGAACATCAAACTGGTTTAGGAATTGATTTAACTAGTCAAAGTGTTGTAGAAGGTAAAAAAATCACTTTTGGTGATACTGATGAATATAAATGGGTAATTAAAAATTGTGCTAAATACGGCTTTATTATCCGTTTTGAAAATGGTACTGACGGAATAACGGGAATTGCTCATGAGCCTTGGCATTTACGTTATGTTGGTAAAGATGTAGCAAAAAAAATCGTTGAAAAGGAATGGACTTTTGAAGAATATTGTTTATATAACAATGTAATGCCAAAAGTTACGAAAAAATAA
- a CDS encoding Fe-S-containing hydro-lyase, translating into MIKLTTPLTVEKIKQLHAGDEVLLSGTIYTGRDAAHKRLMALIEEGKELPFHLEDQVIFYVGPTPSKPGKVFGSGGPTTSGRMDAFAPTMIKLGLRSMIGKGYRQQAVKDAIIKYHGVYFGAIGGAGAMMSNCIKECTVIAFDDLGPEAIRRLEVEDMPLVVVIDSNGNDQYELGRNDYLSTCK; encoded by the coding sequence ATGATTAAATTGACAACACCGCTTACCGTTGAAAAAATAAAACAATTACATGCTGGTGATGAAGTGTTACTAAGCGGAACTATCTATACGGGTCGTGATGCGGCTCATAAACGTTTGATGGCTTTGATTGAAGAAGGAAAGGAATTACCTTTTCATTTAGAGGATCAAGTAATTTTTTATGTGGGACCAACGCCAAGTAAACCTGGTAAAGTATTTGGGAGTGGAGGACCTACAACGTCTGGGAGAATGGATGCTTTTGCACCAACAATGATCAAGTTAGGATTACGTTCGATGATTGGTAAGGGATATCGTCAGCAGGCAGTTAAAGATGCAATCATTAAATATCATGGAGTGTATTTTGGTGCTATCGGTGGAGCCGGAGCGATGATGTCTAATTGCATTAAAGAATGTACAGTAATTGCTTTTGATGATCTTGGACCTGAAGCGATTCGACGTTTAGAAGTTGAGGATATGCCATTAGTAGTAGTGATTGATAGTAATGGTAACGATCAATATGAATTAGGGCGTAACGATTATTTAAGTACATGTAAATAA
- a CDS encoding fumarate hydratase, producing MREIKCEDITKTVKQLCMEAACNLPSDVFKALKDKTDTEPYPLAKKTLEVLIDNADLAKDNMMPICQDTGMAFVYITIGQEVHVDGDLKAAINEGVRQGYEEGYLRKSVVDDPLFERINTKDNTPAIIYFDLVCGDEFKIVVAPKGFGSENMSQIKMLKPSDGLQGVKDFVMKVVNDAGPNACPPMVIGVGIGGSFDKVTMLSKQAMMREIGTHHEDSRYAALETELLEMINATGIGPAGYGGKTTALSLNIETHPTHIAGMPVAVSICCHVARHKEASL from the coding sequence ATGCGTGAGATTAAATGTGAAGATATTACAAAAACAGTAAAACAACTATGTATGGAAGCAGCTTGTAATTTACCCAGTGATGTGTTTAAGGCACTTAAAGATAAGACAGATACAGAACCATATCCCTTAGCTAAAAAGACTTTGGAAGTATTGATTGATAATGCTGATTTAGCTAAAGATAATATGATGCCGATTTGTCAAGATACTGGTATGGCTTTTGTGTATATTACAATTGGACAAGAAGTTCATGTGGATGGTGATTTAAAAGCTGCTATTAATGAAGGAGTGCGTCAAGGGTACGAGGAAGGTTATCTTCGTAAATCAGTAGTTGATGATCCATTATTTGAACGGATCAATACTAAAGATAATACCCCAGCAATTATTTATTTTGATCTTGTTTGTGGTGATGAATTTAAAATTGTTGTAGCTCCAAAAGGATTTGGGTCTGAAAACATGTCACAAATTAAAATGTTAAAACCAAGTGATGGATTGCAGGGAGTTAAAGATTTTGTAATGAAAGTGGTTAATGACGCTGGACCTAATGCTTGCCCGCCGATGGTGATTGGTGTAGGGATCGGAGGGTCATTTGACAAAGTTACGATGTTGTCAAAACAAGCAATGATGCGTGAAATTGGAACCCATCACGAAGATAGCCGATATGCTGCTTTAGAAACTGAATTATTAGAGATGATCAATGCTACAGGAATTGGACCAGCTGGTTATGGTGGAAAAACTACGGCTCTATCATTGAATATTGAGACTCATCCTACTCATATTGCTGGAATGCCTGTTGCAGTAAGTATTTGCTGCCATGTAGCGCGTCATAAGGAGGCTTCATTATGA
- a CDS encoding MurR/RpiR family transcriptional regulator gives MKSLFYRLIIFLDTASEADTNYNIAWYMAHNFSKVAKMGISQLAKECYVSPATISRFCRALGYENYAHLKQECSSFASDSKKFNNLINVPLDMMKDKPQECTKYYSDQVCDAISKLSQRLDWNVIDKVLQAIHDSDSVAFFGTQFSHSAALHFQTDLLMLEKFTMAYMETERQIDCARLMDENSVAIIVTVNGFYARSNSKVLQYLKKSKCKVVLMTNNPGIDIGINVNYTIVLGDSEQRKIGKHTLLTAVELMSLRYYSLYYPGIQEKII, from the coding sequence ATGAAAAGCTTATTTTATCGTTTAATTATCTTTTTAGATACAGCTAGTGAAGCTGATACAAATTATAATATTGCCTGGTATATGGCTCATAATTTTTCGAAAGTGGCCAAAATGGGAATTAGTCAGCTTGCTAAAGAATGTTATGTATCCCCGGCAACGATTTCACGTTTTTGTCGTGCTTTAGGATATGAAAATTATGCTCATTTAAAACAAGAATGTTCTTCATTTGCTTCAGATAGCAAAAAGTTTAATAATTTAATTAATGTTCCTTTGGACATGATGAAAGATAAACCTCAAGAATGTACTAAATATTATAGTGATCAAGTATGTGATGCTATTTCAAAATTGTCACAGCGGTTAGACTGGAATGTGATTGATAAAGTTCTACAGGCTATTCATGATAGTGATTCAGTAGCTTTTTTTGGAACTCAGTTTTCTCATTCTGCAGCGTTGCATTTTCAAACTGATTTACTAATGCTGGAAAAGTTTACAATGGCATATATGGAAACAGAACGTCAGATTGATTGTGCGCGTTTGATGGATGAAAATAGTGTTGCAATTATTGTGACAGTAAATGGATTTTATGCACGGAGTAATTCGAAAGTTTTACAGTATTTAAAGAAATCAAAATGTAAGGTTGTTTTAATGACAAATAATCCAGGGATAGATATTGGAATAAACGTTAATTATACGATTGTATTAGGTGATAGCGAACAGCGAAAGATTGGTAAACATACGTTATTAACAGCAGTTGAATTGATGTCACTGCGATATTATTCTTTATATTATCCAGGAATTCAGGAAAAAATTATCTAA
- a CDS encoding dipeptidase: MKVVDMHCDTILRLYDEGGCLSKNDFNIDLKKMVKGDYLLQNFAMFVNLSDHLDPLTKAQRLIDLYYTELEKSPELIKPVYSYEDILNNQKNGLMSAMLTLEEGAVVNNDLAILRNYYRLGVRMITLTWNHPNGIGYPNLISTKEFKDLYHLNTEDGLTDFGIAYVKEMERLGIIIDVSHLSDAGFYDVLKYTTKPFVASHSNARSVCGVARNMSDDMIKQLAKRNGVMGINFCGDFLKPSSHGGMRSCIEDMVKHILYIKELVGIDYVGLGSDFDGIDQNLELADASMMPQLAAALQEAGFSENEIEKVFYKNVLRVYSQIL, translated from the coding sequence ATGAAAGTTGTTGATATGCATTGTGATACCATCTTGCGGCTTTATGATGAAGGTGGCTGTTTATCAAAAAATGATTTTAATATTGATTTAAAGAAAATGGTTAAAGGTGATTATTTGTTGCAAAACTTTGCGATGTTTGTAAACTTAAGTGATCATCTTGATCCACTAACAAAGGCACAGCGATTAATTGATCTATATTATACAGAACTAGAAAAAAGTCCTGAGCTGATTAAACCAGTATATAGTTATGAAGATATTCTTAATAATCAAAAAAATGGTCTAATGTCAGCGATGCTTACATTGGAAGAAGGGGCAGTCGTAAATAATGATCTTGCAATCTTACGTAATTATTATCGTCTAGGCGTTAGGATGATTACTTTAACTTGGAATCATCCTAACGGAATAGGTTATCCTAATTTGATTAGTACTAAGGAATTTAAAGATTTATATCATTTAAATACAGAAGATGGATTAACTGATTTTGGGATTGCTTATGTCAAGGAAATGGAGCGGTTGGGAATCATTATTGATGTTTCACATTTGAGTGATGCGGGATTTTATGATGTATTAAAATATACGACAAAACCGTTTGTTGCATCACATAGTAATGCTCGTAGCGTTTGCGGAGTTGCTCGAAATATGTCTGATGATATGATCAAACAGTTAGCGAAACGTAATGGCGTCATGGGAATTAATTTTTGCGGAGATTTCTTAAAACCATCGAGTCATGGCGGGATGCGTTCATGTATTGAAGATATGGTTAAACATATTTTATATATTAAGGAACTGGTGGGGATAGATTATGTTGGCTTAGGTAGTGATTTTGATGGTATTGATCAAAACCTTGAATTAGCTGATGCTTCGATGATGCCCCAATTAGCTGCTGCACTGCAGGAAGCTGGCTTTAGTGAAAATGAAATTGAGAAAGTTTTTTATAAGAACGTTTTACGTGTTTATAGTCAAATTTTATAG
- a CDS encoding DegV family protein: MKNYLIVTDTTSAMNGVQAKESGIELVSLSVLIDGIEYKDQIDISTEELYKKLEAGCIPTTSQPNTGYLHELMANWKAKNYEAIIIITCSSDLSGTWSGFNLVKNQLEMNNMYIYDSRQVGAPVMDMALAAKQMADNDHDVNEIFEMLEMKTKNSFSFLAPFDFKQLARSGRLSPVAAKMASILKVKALLYLKEDGSCVDKYAMSRTESKIVKTVIDKFKNAGVNAKDYTLYISHADNEESALKAKRLLQDIFDNIEVIVNKLPAVLTCHGGMKCISVHYIHKM, encoded by the coding sequence ATGAAAAATTATTTAATTGTTACCGATACAACAAGTGCGATGAACGGGGTTCAAGCGAAAGAATCTGGAATTGAGTTAGTCTCACTAAGTGTACTGATTGACGGGATCGAGTACAAAGACCAAATTGATATTTCAACGGAAGAATTATATAAAAAACTGGAAGCTGGATGTATCCCTACGACATCACAGCCAAATACTGGATATTTACATGAATTAATGGCGAATTGGAAAGCTAAAAATTATGAAGCTATTATCATTATCACCTGCAGTAGTGATTTAAGTGGAACTTGGAGTGGATTTAATCTTGTGAAAAATCAGTTAGAAATGAATAATATGTATATTTATGATAGCCGCCAAGTTGGTGCACCTGTCATGGATATGGCATTAGCGGCTAAACAGATGGCTGATAATGATCATGATGTAAATGAAATTTTTGAAATGTTAGAAATGAAAACTAAAAATAGTTTTTCTTTTTTAGCCCCATTTGATTTTAAGCAATTGGCGCGCTCGGGACGGTTATCGCCGGTAGCTGCTAAAATGGCATCAATCTTGAAAGTAAAAGCTTTACTTTATTTGAAGGAAGATGGTAGTTGTGTCGATAAATATGCGATGAGTAGGACAGAATCAAAAATTGTTAAAACTGTAATTGACAAATTTAAAAATGCTGGTGTTAATGCTAAGGATTATACATTATACATCTCTCATGCTGATAATGAAGAATCAGCGCTGAAAGCAAAACGATTATTACAAGATATTTTTGATAATATTGAGGTTATCGTAAACAAGTTACCAGCTGTATTGACTTGTCATGGCGGGATGAAATGTATATCTGTGCATTATATACATAAGATGTAA
- a CDS encoding RDAC family protein, with translation MKTISIFQVQDINNLLKERQFDYILKLRDACGSQSLYLECTGEETDINILCNVINELLKNDYLQVIPGTINPYNLLLK, from the coding sequence ATGAAAACAATTTCAATTTTCCAAGTCCAAGACATCAATAATTTATTAAAAGAACGCCAATTTGACTACATTCTCAAATTACGTGATGCTTGTGGCAGTCAAAGTCTCTATCTTGAATGTACTGGTGAAGAAACCGATATTAATATATTATGCAATGTAATCAATGAATTATTAAAAAATGATTATTTACAAGTAATTCCCGGAACTATCAATCCATACAACCTGTTATTAAAATAA